A genomic region of Streptomyces diastaticus subsp. diastaticus contains the following coding sequences:
- a CDS encoding isocitrate/isopropylmalate family dehydrogenase, translated as MPPVVGLAVGHGTGAELAEVFTRVLGVLTRDHPTGVTLVRSPRLYHSYHSLCGEGAGEPVATLTREDTDHYEGFCRSLAARGAGAVFRTAVNAQSLYLVRQRLKAVKVDPFAADDGEALLVRDEAQGFYTGTNRHTPSAVTRTMEFSRETTAEVVSYALERARRHWPDGRLGPVVMAYKFHLLDGVFGTWVAELSDRLGVRIQLCQPDTVNRDLITHGLADRTVLVAGNEWADIMHVVLLDRFGGERQENRCTENVYLHPDVRGLVEYQTVHGSADDLAGRDLVNPVATVRAAAAVAERHAGCAGAQREVERALARVLDRGVATADLGGAYGTTAVLDALLAELGETGVPPARQPGAVAVTVPGEGR; from the coding sequence ATGCCACCCGTAGTCGGACTCGCCGTCGGCCACGGCACGGGAGCCGAACTCGCCGAGGTCTTCACCCGTGTCCTGGGCGTGCTGACCCGGGACCACCCGACCGGTGTCACGCTGGTCCGCTCGCCCCGCCTCTACCACTCGTACCACTCGCTGTGCGGCGAGGGCGCGGGGGAGCCGGTCGCCACGCTCACCCGCGAGGACACCGACCACTACGAGGGGTTCTGCCGGTCGCTGGCGGCCCGCGGCGCCGGGGCCGTCTTCCGCACGGCGGTCAACGCCCAGTCGCTCTACCTGGTCCGGCAGCGCCTCAAGGCGGTGAAGGTCGATCCGTTCGCCGCCGACGACGGCGAGGCGCTGCTGGTCAGGGACGAGGCACAGGGCTTCTACACCGGCACCAACCGGCACACGCCGTCAGCCGTCACCCGCACCATGGAGTTCAGCCGGGAGACCACCGCGGAGGTCGTCTCCTACGCCCTGGAGCGGGCCCGGCGCCACTGGCCCGACGGGCGGCTCGGACCGGTGGTGATGGCGTACAAGTTCCACCTGCTGGACGGGGTGTTCGGGACGTGGGTGGCGGAGCTGTCGGACCGGTTGGGGGTGCGGATCCAGCTCTGCCAGCCGGACACCGTCAACCGCGACCTCATCACCCACGGCCTGGCAGACCGCACCGTGCTGGTCGCGGGCAACGAGTGGGCCGACATCATGCACGTCGTCCTGCTGGACCGTTTCGGTGGTGAGCGGCAGGAGAACCGCTGCACGGAGAACGTGTACCTCCACCCCGACGTGCGCGGACTGGTCGAGTACCAGACCGTGCACGGTTCCGCCGACGACCTCGCCGGACGTGACCTGGTCAACCCGGTCGCCACGGTCCGTGCCGCCGCGGCCGTCGCCGAGCGTCACGCCGGGTGCGCCGGGGCGCAGCGGGAGGTGGAACGGGCCCTCGCCCGCGTCCTGGACCGGGGCGTGGCCACCGCCGACCTCGGCGGCGCGTACGGCACGACCGCCGTGCTCGACGCCCTCCTCGCGGAGCTGGGGGAGACGGGGGTGCCGCCCGCCCGGCAGCCCGGCGCGGTGGCCGTGACGGTGCCGGGCGAGGGACGGTGA
- a CDS encoding isochorismatase family protein codes for MSATGRTALAVVDLQRDFCSPGAAARHGLDPELLERAAGHTAEAVGLARSAGGEVVFVRFAGDPERQGASRRHRDRGRGKPPCRAPPNAGSWPPSTGSPPRPAPSPKR; via the coding sequence GTGAGCGCCACCGGGCGGACGGCACTGGCCGTCGTCGACCTCCAGCGCGACTTCTGCTCGCCCGGGGCGGCGGCCCGGCACGGCCTCGACCCGGAGCTTCTGGAGCGCGCGGCCGGGCACACCGCCGAGGCCGTCGGTCTGGCACGGTCCGCCGGGGGCGAGGTGGTCTTCGTCCGCTTCGCCGGGGATCCGGAGCGGCAGGGCGCCAGCCGGCGCCACCGTGACCGGGGCCGGGGCAAGCCGCCCTGCCGGGCGCCGCCGAACGCCGGCTCCTGGCCGCCGTCGACCGGCTCGCCGCCGCGTCCGGCGCCCTCGCCTAAGAGGTGA